The following coding sequences lie in one Paroedura picta isolate Pp20150507F chromosome 10, Ppicta_v3.0, whole genome shotgun sequence genomic window:
- the EXOC1 gene encoding exocyst complex component 1 isoform X6 — MTAIKHALQRDIFTPNDERLLSIVNVCKAGKKKRNCFLCATVTTERPVQVNVVKVKKSDKGDFYKRQTVWALRDLVIVDAKDAIKENPEFDLHFDKVYKWVASSTAEKNTFISCIWKLNQRYLRKKIDFINVSAQLLEELPKVAEESVPSGENQNVAGGDEEVVDEYQELNAREEQDIEIMMEGCEYAISNAEAFADKLSRELQVLDGANIQSIMASEKQVNILMKLLDEALKEVDQIEGKLSSYEEMLQSVKEQMDQISESNHLIHLSNTNNLKLLSEIEFLVNHMDLAKGHIKALQEGDLSSSRGIEACTNAADALLQCMNVALQPGHDMLHAVQQQQQRFSDLREQFARRLASHLNNVFVQQGHDQSSTLAQHSVELTLPNHHPFHRDLLRYAKLMEWMKNTDYGKYEGLTKNYMDYLSRLYEREIKDFFEVAKIKMTGATKEGKKFGLHGSSGKLTGSTSSLNKLSVQSSGNRRSQSSSLLDMGNMSTSDLDVADRTKFDKIFEQVLSELEPLCLSEQDFISKFFKLQQHLSLPGSAVGDADELDGGTFSKSHGVGGPQSISSENHMIRQMMIKIFRCVEPELNNLIALGDKIDSFNSLYMLVKMSHHVWTAQNVDPTSFLSTTLGNVLVTVKRNFDKCISNQIKQMEDVKISKKSKVGILPFVAEFEEFAALAESIFKNAERRGDLDKAYLKLIRGVFTNVEKVANESQKTPRDVVMMENFHHIFATLSRLKISCLEAEKKEAKQKYTDHLQSYVIYSLGQPLEKLNHFFEGVEARVAQGVREEEVSYQLAFNKQELRKVIKEYPGKEVKKGLDNLYKKVDKHLCEEENLLQVVWHSMQDEFIRQYKHFEGLIARCYPGSGITMEFTIQDILDYFSSIAQSH; from the exons ATGACTGCAATCAAGCATGCCTTACAGAGGGATATTTTCACTCCCAATGATGAACGCTTATTGAGCATTGTTAATGTTTGCAAAGcagggaaaaagaagagaaactgCTTCCTGTGTGCCACAG TGACGACTGAACGCCCAGTGCAGGTGAATGTAGTAAAAGTGAAAAAGTCTGATAAAGGAGATTTCTACAAGAGGCAGACTGTGTGGGCACTTCGAGATCTTGTGATCGTTGACGCTAAGGATGCCATCAAA GAAAATCCTGAATTCGACCTGCATTTTGACAAGGTGTACAAATGGGTTGCCAGCAGCACTGCAGAGAAGAATACTTTCATTTCATGTATTTGGAAACTCAACCAGCGGTATCTTAGAAAGAAGATCGACTTCATAAATGTTAGTGCTCAGCTTTTGGAAG AACTGCCTAAAGTTGCAGAAG AATCTGTTCCGAGTGGAGAGAATCAGAATGTGGCCGGGGGAGATGAAGAGGTGGTGGATGAATACCAAGAGTTAAATGCAAGAGAGGAACAGGACATTGAAATAATGATGGAAGGCTGTGAATATGCCATTTCTAATGCTGAAGCCTTTGCAGATAAGCTGTCCAGGGAGCTTCAAGTGCTAGATGGG GCAAACATTCAATCAATTATGGCCTCTGAGAAACAGGTTAATATCCTAATGAAACTTCTCGATGAGGCACTGAAAGAAGTGGACCAAATTGAAGGGAAATTGAGCAGTTATGAGGAAATGTTGCAGAGCGTGAAAGAACAAATGGACCAGATCTCAGAAAGCAACCACCTCATTCATCTTAGCAACACTAACAACCTGAAGCTGCTGTCTGAAATAGAGTTCCTTGTT AACCATATGGATTTGGCAAAAGGTCATATCAAGGCCCTCCAGGAAGGAGACCTCTCATCGTCTCGGGGTATTGAGGCCTGCACGAACGCAGCAGATGCTTTATTACAGTGTATGAATGTAGCTCTTCAGCCAG GTCATGACATGCTCCATGCAgtccagcaacagcagcagcgatTCAGTGACCTGCGGGAGCAGTTTGCACGGAGGCTGGCCAGCCATCTTAACAACGTATTTGTTCAGCAG GGCCATGATCAAAGTTCTACTCTCGCTCAGCATTCTGTGGAGTTAACCCTGCCAAATCATCACCCCTTTCACAGAGACTTGCTTCGCTATGCCAAACTTATGGAGTGGATGAAGAACACAGATTACGGAAAGTACGAAGGACTCACAAAG AATTATATGGATTATTTATCACGATTGTATGAAAGGGAAATAAAGGATTTTTTTGAAGTGGCCAAGATTAAAATGACAGGCGcaacaaaggaaggaaagaagtttG GTCTTCACGGAAGCTCTGGGAAACTGACGGGCTCAACTTCTAGCCTAAACAAACTCTCTGTCCAGAGTTCAGGAAACCGTAGGTCTCAGTCATCCTCATTACTGGATATGGGGAACATGTCCACATCGGACCTCGATGTGGCTGACAGGACCAAGTTTGATAAG ATCTTTGAGCAAGTACTGAGTGAACTGGAGCCTTTGTGTTTGTCCGAACAGGACTTCATTAGTAAATTCTTCAAACTTCAACAGCATCTTAGCCTTCCTGGAAGCGCAGTG GGTGATGCTGACGAGCTTGATGGAGGAACTTTCTCCAAGTCACACGGTGTTGGTGGCCCACAGTCAATATCCTCAGA GAACCACATGATCCGGCAGATGATGATAAAAATATTTCGCTGTGTTGAGCCAGAACTGAATAATCTTATTGCTCTGGGGGACAAGATTGATAGCTTTAATTCACTTTATATGCTAGTGAAAATGAGCCACCATGTCTGGACAGCACAAAATGTGGACCCGACTTCCTTTCTCAGCACAACGCTTGGAAATGTTTTAGTGACTGTCAAGAGGAACTTTGATAAATGCATC AGTAATCAAATAAAACAGATGGAAGATGTAAAGATATCAAAGAAGAGTAAAGTTGGAATTCTTCCCTTTGTGGCTGAATTTGAAGAATTTGCAGCCCTTGCTGAATCTATTTTCAAAAATGCAGAGCGTCGAGGAGATTTAGACAAAGCCTACTTAAAACTCATTAGAGGTGTTTTCACTAATG TGGAAAAAGTAGCAAATGAAAGCCAGAAGACGCCCCGGGATGTGGTCATGATGGAGAACTTCCACCATATCTTTGCAACGCTGTCTCGGTTGAAAATCTCATGTCTGGAGGCGGAGAAAAAGGAAGCGAAACAGAAGTACACGGATCATCTGCAGTCTTACGTCATCTATTCTTTGGGACAGCCACTTGAGAAATTAAAT CATTTCTTTGAGGGTGTTGAAGCTCGTGTAGCACAAGGCGTGAGAGAGGAAGAAGTGAGCTACCAGTTGGCCTTCAATAAACAAGAACTAAGGAAAGTTATAAAGGAGTATCCTGGAAAGGAAGTGAAAAAGGGATTGGACAATCTCTACAAGAAGGTGGATAAACATCTGTGTGAAGAGGAGAATCTGCTCCAG GTGGTGTGGCATTCAATGCAAGATGAGTTCATTCGCCAGTACAAGCACTTTGAAGGCTTAATCGCACGTTGCTATCCTGGATCTGGAATTACTATGGAATTCACTATCCAGGACATTCTAGACTACTTTTCTAGCATTGCACAGTCTCATTAA
- the EXOC1 gene encoding exocyst complex component 1 isoform X2 gives MTAIKHALQRDIFTPNDERLLSIVNVCKAGKKKRNCFLCATVTTERPVQVNVVKVKKSDKGDFYKRQTVWALRDLVIVDAKDAIKENPEFDLHFDKVYKWVASSTAEKNTFISCIWKLNQRYLRKKIDFINVSAQLLEESVPSGENQNVAGGDEEVVDEYQELNAREEQDIEIMMEGCEYAISNAEAFADKLSRELQVLDGANIQSIMASEKQVNILMKLLDEALKEVDQIEGKLSSYEEMLQSVKEQMDQISESNHLIHLSNTNNLKLLSEIEFLVNHMDLAKGHIKALQEGDLSSSRGIEACTNAADALLQCMNVALQPGHDMLHAVQQQQQRFSDLREQFARRLASHLNNVFVQQFTETLLQLYNKPYYLSVPGHDQSSTLAQHSVELTLPNHHPFHRDLLRYAKLMEWMKNTDYGKYEGLTKNYMDYLSRLYEREIKDFFEVAKIKMTGATKEGKKFATLPRKESAVKQETESLHGSSGKLTGSTSSLNKLSVQSSGNRRSQSSSLLDMGNMSTSDLDVADRTKFDKIFEQVLSELEPLCLSEQDFISKFFKLQQHLSLPGSAVGDADELDGGTFSKSHGVGGPQSISSENHMIRQMMIKIFRCVEPELNNLIALGDKIDSFNSLYMLVKMSHHVWTAQNVDPTSFLSTTLGNVLVTVKRNFDKCISNQIKQMEDVKISKKSKVGILPFVAEFEEFAALAESIFKNAERRGDLDKAYLKLIRGVFTNVEKVANESQKTPRDVVMMENFHHIFATLSRLKISCLEAEKKEAKQKYTDHLQSYVIYSLGQPLEKLNHFFEGVEARVAQGVREEEVSYQLAFNKQELRKVIKEYPGKEVKKGLDNLYKKVDKHLCEEENLLQVVWHSMQDEFIRQYKHFEGLIARCYPGSGITMEFTIQDILDYFSSIAQSH, from the exons ATGACTGCAATCAAGCATGCCTTACAGAGGGATATTTTCACTCCCAATGATGAACGCTTATTGAGCATTGTTAATGTTTGCAAAGcagggaaaaagaagagaaactgCTTCCTGTGTGCCACAG TGACGACTGAACGCCCAGTGCAGGTGAATGTAGTAAAAGTGAAAAAGTCTGATAAAGGAGATTTCTACAAGAGGCAGACTGTGTGGGCACTTCGAGATCTTGTGATCGTTGACGCTAAGGATGCCATCAAA GAAAATCCTGAATTCGACCTGCATTTTGACAAGGTGTACAAATGGGTTGCCAGCAGCACTGCAGAGAAGAATACTTTCATTTCATGTATTTGGAAACTCAACCAGCGGTATCTTAGAAAGAAGATCGACTTCATAAATGTTAGTGCTCAGCTTTTGGAAG AATCTGTTCCGAGTGGAGAGAATCAGAATGTGGCCGGGGGAGATGAAGAGGTGGTGGATGAATACCAAGAGTTAAATGCAAGAGAGGAACAGGACATTGAAATAATGATGGAAGGCTGTGAATATGCCATTTCTAATGCTGAAGCCTTTGCAGATAAGCTGTCCAGGGAGCTTCAAGTGCTAGATGGG GCAAACATTCAATCAATTATGGCCTCTGAGAAACAGGTTAATATCCTAATGAAACTTCTCGATGAGGCACTGAAAGAAGTGGACCAAATTGAAGGGAAATTGAGCAGTTATGAGGAAATGTTGCAGAGCGTGAAAGAACAAATGGACCAGATCTCAGAAAGCAACCACCTCATTCATCTTAGCAACACTAACAACCTGAAGCTGCTGTCTGAAATAGAGTTCCTTGTT AACCATATGGATTTGGCAAAAGGTCATATCAAGGCCCTCCAGGAAGGAGACCTCTCATCGTCTCGGGGTATTGAGGCCTGCACGAACGCAGCAGATGCTTTATTACAGTGTATGAATGTAGCTCTTCAGCCAG GTCATGACATGCTCCATGCAgtccagcaacagcagcagcgatTCAGTGACCTGCGGGAGCAGTTTGCACGGAGGCTGGCCAGCCATCTTAACAACGTATTTGTTCAGCAG TTTACTGAAACCCTTCTCCAGCTCTATAACAAGCCCTACTATCTTTCCGTTCCC GGCCATGATCAAAGTTCTACTCTCGCTCAGCATTCTGTGGAGTTAACCCTGCCAAATCATCACCCCTTTCACAGAGACTTGCTTCGCTATGCCAAACTTATGGAGTGGATGAAGAACACAGATTACGGAAAGTACGAAGGACTCACAAAG AATTATATGGATTATTTATCACGATTGTATGAAAGGGAAATAAAGGATTTTTTTGAAGTGGCCAAGATTAAAATGACAGGCGcaacaaaggaaggaaagaagtttG CTACACTGCCTCGAAAAGAGAGTGCTGTCAAACAGGAGACAGAGA GTCTTCACGGAAGCTCTGGGAAACTGACGGGCTCAACTTCTAGCCTAAACAAACTCTCTGTCCAGAGTTCAGGAAACCGTAGGTCTCAGTCATCCTCATTACTGGATATGGGGAACATGTCCACATCGGACCTCGATGTGGCTGACAGGACCAAGTTTGATAAG ATCTTTGAGCAAGTACTGAGTGAACTGGAGCCTTTGTGTTTGTCCGAACAGGACTTCATTAGTAAATTCTTCAAACTTCAACAGCATCTTAGCCTTCCTGGAAGCGCAGTG GGTGATGCTGACGAGCTTGATGGAGGAACTTTCTCCAAGTCACACGGTGTTGGTGGCCCACAGTCAATATCCTCAGA GAACCACATGATCCGGCAGATGATGATAAAAATATTTCGCTGTGTTGAGCCAGAACTGAATAATCTTATTGCTCTGGGGGACAAGATTGATAGCTTTAATTCACTTTATATGCTAGTGAAAATGAGCCACCATGTCTGGACAGCACAAAATGTGGACCCGACTTCCTTTCTCAGCACAACGCTTGGAAATGTTTTAGTGACTGTCAAGAGGAACTTTGATAAATGCATC AGTAATCAAATAAAACAGATGGAAGATGTAAAGATATCAAAGAAGAGTAAAGTTGGAATTCTTCCCTTTGTGGCTGAATTTGAAGAATTTGCAGCCCTTGCTGAATCTATTTTCAAAAATGCAGAGCGTCGAGGAGATTTAGACAAAGCCTACTTAAAACTCATTAGAGGTGTTTTCACTAATG TGGAAAAAGTAGCAAATGAAAGCCAGAAGACGCCCCGGGATGTGGTCATGATGGAGAACTTCCACCATATCTTTGCAACGCTGTCTCGGTTGAAAATCTCATGTCTGGAGGCGGAGAAAAAGGAAGCGAAACAGAAGTACACGGATCATCTGCAGTCTTACGTCATCTATTCTTTGGGACAGCCACTTGAGAAATTAAAT CATTTCTTTGAGGGTGTTGAAGCTCGTGTAGCACAAGGCGTGAGAGAGGAAGAAGTGAGCTACCAGTTGGCCTTCAATAAACAAGAACTAAGGAAAGTTATAAAGGAGTATCCTGGAAAGGAAGTGAAAAAGGGATTGGACAATCTCTACAAGAAGGTGGATAAACATCTGTGTGAAGAGGAGAATCTGCTCCAG GTGGTGTGGCATTCAATGCAAGATGAGTTCATTCGCCAGTACAAGCACTTTGAAGGCTTAATCGCACGTTGCTATCCTGGATCTGGAATTACTATGGAATTCACTATCCAGGACATTCTAGACTACTTTTCTAGCATTGCACAGTCTCATTAA
- the EXOC1 gene encoding exocyst complex component 1 isoform X1, whose product MTAIKHALQRDIFTPNDERLLSIVNVCKAGKKKRNCFLCATVTTERPVQVNVVKVKKSDKGDFYKRQTVWALRDLVIVDAKDAIKENPEFDLHFDKVYKWVASSTAEKNTFISCIWKLNQRYLRKKIDFINVSAQLLEELPKVAEESVPSGENQNVAGGDEEVVDEYQELNAREEQDIEIMMEGCEYAISNAEAFADKLSRELQVLDGANIQSIMASEKQVNILMKLLDEALKEVDQIEGKLSSYEEMLQSVKEQMDQISESNHLIHLSNTNNLKLLSEIEFLVNHMDLAKGHIKALQEGDLSSSRGIEACTNAADALLQCMNVALQPGHDMLHAVQQQQQRFSDLREQFARRLASHLNNVFVQQFTETLLQLYNKPYYLSVPGHDQSSTLAQHSVELTLPNHHPFHRDLLRYAKLMEWMKNTDYGKYEGLTKNYMDYLSRLYEREIKDFFEVAKIKMTGATKEGKKFATLPRKESAVKQETESLHGSSGKLTGSTSSLNKLSVQSSGNRRSQSSSLLDMGNMSTSDLDVADRTKFDKIFEQVLSELEPLCLSEQDFISKFFKLQQHLSLPGSAVGDADELDGGTFSKSHGVGGPQSISSENHMIRQMMIKIFRCVEPELNNLIALGDKIDSFNSLYMLVKMSHHVWTAQNVDPTSFLSTTLGNVLVTVKRNFDKCISNQIKQMEDVKISKKSKVGILPFVAEFEEFAALAESIFKNAERRGDLDKAYLKLIRGVFTNVEKVANESQKTPRDVVMMENFHHIFATLSRLKISCLEAEKKEAKQKYTDHLQSYVIYSLGQPLEKLNHFFEGVEARVAQGVREEEVSYQLAFNKQELRKVIKEYPGKEVKKGLDNLYKKVDKHLCEEENLLQVVWHSMQDEFIRQYKHFEGLIARCYPGSGITMEFTIQDILDYFSSIAQSH is encoded by the exons ATGACTGCAATCAAGCATGCCTTACAGAGGGATATTTTCACTCCCAATGATGAACGCTTATTGAGCATTGTTAATGTTTGCAAAGcagggaaaaagaagagaaactgCTTCCTGTGTGCCACAG TGACGACTGAACGCCCAGTGCAGGTGAATGTAGTAAAAGTGAAAAAGTCTGATAAAGGAGATTTCTACAAGAGGCAGACTGTGTGGGCACTTCGAGATCTTGTGATCGTTGACGCTAAGGATGCCATCAAA GAAAATCCTGAATTCGACCTGCATTTTGACAAGGTGTACAAATGGGTTGCCAGCAGCACTGCAGAGAAGAATACTTTCATTTCATGTATTTGGAAACTCAACCAGCGGTATCTTAGAAAGAAGATCGACTTCATAAATGTTAGTGCTCAGCTTTTGGAAG AACTGCCTAAAGTTGCAGAAG AATCTGTTCCGAGTGGAGAGAATCAGAATGTGGCCGGGGGAGATGAAGAGGTGGTGGATGAATACCAAGAGTTAAATGCAAGAGAGGAACAGGACATTGAAATAATGATGGAAGGCTGTGAATATGCCATTTCTAATGCTGAAGCCTTTGCAGATAAGCTGTCCAGGGAGCTTCAAGTGCTAGATGGG GCAAACATTCAATCAATTATGGCCTCTGAGAAACAGGTTAATATCCTAATGAAACTTCTCGATGAGGCACTGAAAGAAGTGGACCAAATTGAAGGGAAATTGAGCAGTTATGAGGAAATGTTGCAGAGCGTGAAAGAACAAATGGACCAGATCTCAGAAAGCAACCACCTCATTCATCTTAGCAACACTAACAACCTGAAGCTGCTGTCTGAAATAGAGTTCCTTGTT AACCATATGGATTTGGCAAAAGGTCATATCAAGGCCCTCCAGGAAGGAGACCTCTCATCGTCTCGGGGTATTGAGGCCTGCACGAACGCAGCAGATGCTTTATTACAGTGTATGAATGTAGCTCTTCAGCCAG GTCATGACATGCTCCATGCAgtccagcaacagcagcagcgatTCAGTGACCTGCGGGAGCAGTTTGCACGGAGGCTGGCCAGCCATCTTAACAACGTATTTGTTCAGCAG TTTACTGAAACCCTTCTCCAGCTCTATAACAAGCCCTACTATCTTTCCGTTCCC GGCCATGATCAAAGTTCTACTCTCGCTCAGCATTCTGTGGAGTTAACCCTGCCAAATCATCACCCCTTTCACAGAGACTTGCTTCGCTATGCCAAACTTATGGAGTGGATGAAGAACACAGATTACGGAAAGTACGAAGGACTCACAAAG AATTATATGGATTATTTATCACGATTGTATGAAAGGGAAATAAAGGATTTTTTTGAAGTGGCCAAGATTAAAATGACAGGCGcaacaaaggaaggaaagaagtttG CTACACTGCCTCGAAAAGAGAGTGCTGTCAAACAGGAGACAGAGA GTCTTCACGGAAGCTCTGGGAAACTGACGGGCTCAACTTCTAGCCTAAACAAACTCTCTGTCCAGAGTTCAGGAAACCGTAGGTCTCAGTCATCCTCATTACTGGATATGGGGAACATGTCCACATCGGACCTCGATGTGGCTGACAGGACCAAGTTTGATAAG ATCTTTGAGCAAGTACTGAGTGAACTGGAGCCTTTGTGTTTGTCCGAACAGGACTTCATTAGTAAATTCTTCAAACTTCAACAGCATCTTAGCCTTCCTGGAAGCGCAGTG GGTGATGCTGACGAGCTTGATGGAGGAACTTTCTCCAAGTCACACGGTGTTGGTGGCCCACAGTCAATATCCTCAGA GAACCACATGATCCGGCAGATGATGATAAAAATATTTCGCTGTGTTGAGCCAGAACTGAATAATCTTATTGCTCTGGGGGACAAGATTGATAGCTTTAATTCACTTTATATGCTAGTGAAAATGAGCCACCATGTCTGGACAGCACAAAATGTGGACCCGACTTCCTTTCTCAGCACAACGCTTGGAAATGTTTTAGTGACTGTCAAGAGGAACTTTGATAAATGCATC AGTAATCAAATAAAACAGATGGAAGATGTAAAGATATCAAAGAAGAGTAAAGTTGGAATTCTTCCCTTTGTGGCTGAATTTGAAGAATTTGCAGCCCTTGCTGAATCTATTTTCAAAAATGCAGAGCGTCGAGGAGATTTAGACAAAGCCTACTTAAAACTCATTAGAGGTGTTTTCACTAATG TGGAAAAAGTAGCAAATGAAAGCCAGAAGACGCCCCGGGATGTGGTCATGATGGAGAACTTCCACCATATCTTTGCAACGCTGTCTCGGTTGAAAATCTCATGTCTGGAGGCGGAGAAAAAGGAAGCGAAACAGAAGTACACGGATCATCTGCAGTCTTACGTCATCTATTCTTTGGGACAGCCACTTGAGAAATTAAAT CATTTCTTTGAGGGTGTTGAAGCTCGTGTAGCACAAGGCGTGAGAGAGGAAGAAGTGAGCTACCAGTTGGCCTTCAATAAACAAGAACTAAGGAAAGTTATAAAGGAGTATCCTGGAAAGGAAGTGAAAAAGGGATTGGACAATCTCTACAAGAAGGTGGATAAACATCTGTGTGAAGAGGAGAATCTGCTCCAG GTGGTGTGGCATTCAATGCAAGATGAGTTCATTCGCCAGTACAAGCACTTTGAAGGCTTAATCGCACGTTGCTATCCTGGATCTGGAATTACTATGGAATTCACTATCCAGGACATTCTAGACTACTTTTCTAGCATTGCACAGTCTCATTAA
- the EXOC1 gene encoding exocyst complex component 1 isoform X5: protein MTAIKHALQRDIFTPNDERLLSIVNVCKAGKKKRNCFLCATVTTERPVQVNVVKVKKSDKGDFYKRQTVWALRDLVIVDAKDAIKENPEFDLHFDKVYKWVASSTAEKNTFISCIWKLNQRYLRKKIDFINVSAQLLEESVPSGENQNVAGGDEEVVDEYQELNAREEQDIEIMMEGCEYAISNAEAFADKLSRELQVLDGANIQSIMASEKQVNILMKLLDEALKEVDQIEGKLSSYEEMLQSVKEQMDQISESNHLIHLSNTNNLKLLSEIEFLVNHMDLAKGHIKALQEGDLSSSRGIEACTNAADALLQCMNVALQPGHDMLHAVQQQQQRFSDLREQFARRLASHLNNVFVQQGHDQSSTLAQHSVELTLPNHHPFHRDLLRYAKLMEWMKNTDYGKYEGLTKNYMDYLSRLYEREIKDFFEVAKIKMTGATKEGKKFATLPRKESAVKQETESLHGSSGKLTGSTSSLNKLSVQSSGNRRSQSSSLLDMGNMSTSDLDVADRTKFDKIFEQVLSELEPLCLSEQDFISKFFKLQQHLSLPGSAVGDADELDGGTFSKSHGVGGPQSISSENHMIRQMMIKIFRCVEPELNNLIALGDKIDSFNSLYMLVKMSHHVWTAQNVDPTSFLSTTLGNVLVTVKRNFDKCISNQIKQMEDVKISKKSKVGILPFVAEFEEFAALAESIFKNAERRGDLDKAYLKLIRGVFTNVEKVANESQKTPRDVVMMENFHHIFATLSRLKISCLEAEKKEAKQKYTDHLQSYVIYSLGQPLEKLNHFFEGVEARVAQGVREEEVSYQLAFNKQELRKVIKEYPGKEVKKGLDNLYKKVDKHLCEEENLLQVVWHSMQDEFIRQYKHFEGLIARCYPGSGITMEFTIQDILDYFSSIAQSH, encoded by the exons ATGACTGCAATCAAGCATGCCTTACAGAGGGATATTTTCACTCCCAATGATGAACGCTTATTGAGCATTGTTAATGTTTGCAAAGcagggaaaaagaagagaaactgCTTCCTGTGTGCCACAG TGACGACTGAACGCCCAGTGCAGGTGAATGTAGTAAAAGTGAAAAAGTCTGATAAAGGAGATTTCTACAAGAGGCAGACTGTGTGGGCACTTCGAGATCTTGTGATCGTTGACGCTAAGGATGCCATCAAA GAAAATCCTGAATTCGACCTGCATTTTGACAAGGTGTACAAATGGGTTGCCAGCAGCACTGCAGAGAAGAATACTTTCATTTCATGTATTTGGAAACTCAACCAGCGGTATCTTAGAAAGAAGATCGACTTCATAAATGTTAGTGCTCAGCTTTTGGAAG AATCTGTTCCGAGTGGAGAGAATCAGAATGTGGCCGGGGGAGATGAAGAGGTGGTGGATGAATACCAAGAGTTAAATGCAAGAGAGGAACAGGACATTGAAATAATGATGGAAGGCTGTGAATATGCCATTTCTAATGCTGAAGCCTTTGCAGATAAGCTGTCCAGGGAGCTTCAAGTGCTAGATGGG GCAAACATTCAATCAATTATGGCCTCTGAGAAACAGGTTAATATCCTAATGAAACTTCTCGATGAGGCACTGAAAGAAGTGGACCAAATTGAAGGGAAATTGAGCAGTTATGAGGAAATGTTGCAGAGCGTGAAAGAACAAATGGACCAGATCTCAGAAAGCAACCACCTCATTCATCTTAGCAACACTAACAACCTGAAGCTGCTGTCTGAAATAGAGTTCCTTGTT AACCATATGGATTTGGCAAAAGGTCATATCAAGGCCCTCCAGGAAGGAGACCTCTCATCGTCTCGGGGTATTGAGGCCTGCACGAACGCAGCAGATGCTTTATTACAGTGTATGAATGTAGCTCTTCAGCCAG GTCATGACATGCTCCATGCAgtccagcaacagcagcagcgatTCAGTGACCTGCGGGAGCAGTTTGCACGGAGGCTGGCCAGCCATCTTAACAACGTATTTGTTCAGCAG GGCCATGATCAAAGTTCTACTCTCGCTCAGCATTCTGTGGAGTTAACCCTGCCAAATCATCACCCCTTTCACAGAGACTTGCTTCGCTATGCCAAACTTATGGAGTGGATGAAGAACACAGATTACGGAAAGTACGAAGGACTCACAAAG AATTATATGGATTATTTATCACGATTGTATGAAAGGGAAATAAAGGATTTTTTTGAAGTGGCCAAGATTAAAATGACAGGCGcaacaaaggaaggaaagaagtttG CTACACTGCCTCGAAAAGAGAGTGCTGTCAAACAGGAGACAGAGA GTCTTCACGGAAGCTCTGGGAAACTGACGGGCTCAACTTCTAGCCTAAACAAACTCTCTGTCCAGAGTTCAGGAAACCGTAGGTCTCAGTCATCCTCATTACTGGATATGGGGAACATGTCCACATCGGACCTCGATGTGGCTGACAGGACCAAGTTTGATAAG ATCTTTGAGCAAGTACTGAGTGAACTGGAGCCTTTGTGTTTGTCCGAACAGGACTTCATTAGTAAATTCTTCAAACTTCAACAGCATCTTAGCCTTCCTGGAAGCGCAGTG GGTGATGCTGACGAGCTTGATGGAGGAACTTTCTCCAAGTCACACGGTGTTGGTGGCCCACAGTCAATATCCTCAGA GAACCACATGATCCGGCAGATGATGATAAAAATATTTCGCTGTGTTGAGCCAGAACTGAATAATCTTATTGCTCTGGGGGACAAGATTGATAGCTTTAATTCACTTTATATGCTAGTGAAAATGAGCCACCATGTCTGGACAGCACAAAATGTGGACCCGACTTCCTTTCTCAGCACAACGCTTGGAAATGTTTTAGTGACTGTCAAGAGGAACTTTGATAAATGCATC AGTAATCAAATAAAACAGATGGAAGATGTAAAGATATCAAAGAAGAGTAAAGTTGGAATTCTTCCCTTTGTGGCTGAATTTGAAGAATTTGCAGCCCTTGCTGAATCTATTTTCAAAAATGCAGAGCGTCGAGGAGATTTAGACAAAGCCTACTTAAAACTCATTAGAGGTGTTTTCACTAATG TGGAAAAAGTAGCAAATGAAAGCCAGAAGACGCCCCGGGATGTGGTCATGATGGAGAACTTCCACCATATCTTTGCAACGCTGTCTCGGTTGAAAATCTCATGTCTGGAGGCGGAGAAAAAGGAAGCGAAACAGAAGTACACGGATCATCTGCAGTCTTACGTCATCTATTCTTTGGGACAGCCACTTGAGAAATTAAAT CATTTCTTTGAGGGTGTTGAAGCTCGTGTAGCACAAGGCGTGAGAGAGGAAGAAGTGAGCTACCAGTTGGCCTTCAATAAACAAGAACTAAGGAAAGTTATAAAGGAGTATCCTGGAAAGGAAGTGAAAAAGGGATTGGACAATCTCTACAAGAAGGTGGATAAACATCTGTGTGAAGAGGAGAATCTGCTCCAG GTGGTGTGGCATTCAATGCAAGATGAGTTCATTCGCCAGTACAAGCACTTTGAAGGCTTAATCGCACGTTGCTATCCTGGATCTGGAATTACTATGGAATTCACTATCCAGGACATTCTAGACTACTTTTCTAGCATTGCACAGTCTCATTAA